Proteins encoded in a region of the Quercus lobata isolate SW786 chromosome 8, ValleyOak3.0 Primary Assembly, whole genome shotgun sequence genome:
- the LOC115957747 gene encoding disease resistance protein RPM1-like: MADTAVSPLINRLVPLLTQEAKLLRGIHGEVAEIKDELESIQSFLKDADARAAVEEDTSGGVKTWVKQVREVAFRIDVAIDRYLLDVAQHDPHRRGFIGFVYKTAHLLKTLKPRHKMASEIQEIKASFQKIKERSDRYQFKFIDQGSGSSAPKARWLDPRKDSLYLDDIDIVGIEFPRDTLINWLVNGPPHRTVLSVVGMGGLGKTTLVKKVYDHQIVRGHFVCHAWVSVSQSYNIEDLLRSVIKQFCEVRMELPPVGMDSMDEESLIKNLRDYLQQKRYVVVFDDVWKIDFWEDIKHALLDNIHGCRILITTRMWEVVNFCKKSSHVYAHQLQPLPPEKAWELFCKRAFRFDSGGQCPTELEKLSREIVMKCQGLPLAITAIGGLLSTKNKTLFEWRNLHDNLGFELGRNPHLASVNKVLSLSFEDLPYHLKSCLLYFGMYPVSFALSRGILIEQWIAEGFVNKINDKAFEDIGQEYLIELINRSLVQVLNIDAAGVVVRCRIHDLLHEIILQKMEDLSFCHVLSKEKSTFEGLTRRMSVNRASLGVLEQFKKSHIHSLLFFNINEFPISFMSKFLQNFKLVKILDFENTPLDHLPEEVGNLFHLRYLNLNYTKVKTLPNSIGKLQNLETLLMLQTAIQEIPVTINMLHKLRHLVGRYFDAKMDMSLNMMRGVKLHWSIGCLKALTELQYVDANYGGVKLIEELGKLSQLTNLALVNLTKETGRALCVSIENMNCLKDLFVSSINEDEVIDLQPISSPPKCLQFLRISGRLAKLPDWISELQHLVLLQIYWTRLSDDPLKAFQNLPNLVELKLGIKAYNGEQLHIGKGGFPKLKELRLIDLSELNSVNIEKEVFPLLETLFIGDCSQLKEVPSGFQHLRNLKKLIVTDMPTEFEKSLDPEQGSHYWIIQHVPFISLHHKVREGIYGYETRNLRSKDLERSRGQTINQDDDNKNNISGDDISASVEKGKQAIST, from the exons ATGGCGGATACGGCAGTATCCCCTCTTATCAACAGGCTGGTTCCCTTGCTGACCCAAGAAGCAAAACTGTTACGAGGCATCCATGGAGAAGTTGCTGAGATCAAAGATGAACTGGAGAGCATTCAGTCCTTCCTCAAGGACGCAGATGCAAGGGCGGCAGTAGAAGAAGACACCAGTGGGGGAGTCAAAACTTGGGTGAAACAAGTACGAGAAGTTGCTTTCCGTATAGACGTTGCCATAGACCGATACTTGCTTGATGTGGCACAACATGATCCTCATCGGCGTGGCTTCATCGGTTTTGTTTATAAAACAGCTCACTTACTAAAAACATTGAAACCCCGCCATAAGATGGCATCTGAAATTCAGGAGATCAAAGCatcatttcaaaaaatcaaggaaagaagtgATAGATATCAGTTCAAATTCATCGATCAAGGATCCGGCAGTAGTGCTCCAAAAGCAAGGTGGTTGGACCCTCGAAAGGATTCCCTATATCTTGATGATATTGACATTGTGGGAATTGAATTTCCTAGAGATACGTTGATTAATTGGTTGGTAAATGGACCGCCTCATCGCACTGTGCTCTCGGTGGTGGGAATGGGCGGACTAGGCAAGACTACTCTTGTCAAGAAAGTCTACGACCACCAAATTGTGAGAGGACACTTTGTCTGCCATGCTTGGGTCTCCGTTTCTCAATCATACAACATAGAAGATCTTCTAAGGAGCGTGATAAAGCAATTTTGTGAGGTGAGAATGGAGCTCCCTCCTGTGGGAATGGACTCAATGGATGAGGAGTCATTGATCAAAAACTTAAGAGATTACTTGCAACAAAAGAGGTATGTGGTTGTATTTGATGATGTATGGAAAATAGATTTTTGGGAGGATATAAAGCATGCTTTACTTGATAATATCCATGGTTGTAGAATATTGATCACAACTCGGATGTGGGAAGTtgttaatttttgtaaaaaatccTCACATGTCTATGCTCATCAGTTGCAACCACTGCCTCCGGAGAAGGCATGGGAGCTCTTTTGTAAAAGAGCATTCCGATTTGACTCCGGAGGGCAATGCCCCACGGAGTTGGAGAAATTGTCTCGTGAAATTGTCATGAAATGCCAAGGATTACCACTTGCAATTACTGCTATAGGTGGTCTTTTATCAACCAAGAACAAGACCTTGTTTGAATGGAGAAACTTGCATGACAATCTTGGCTTTGAGTTAGGAAGAAATCCCCATCTTGCTAGTGTCAACAAGGTTCTATCCTTAAGTTTTGAAGACTTGCCTTACCACCTCAAATCTTGTCTCTTATACTTTGGCATGTATCCAGTGAGTTTTGCCCTTTCACGTGGAATATTGATTGAACAATGGATAGCTGAAGGTTTtgtcaacaaaataaatgataagGCATTCGAAGATATTGGCCAAGAATACTTGATTGAGCTTATTAACAGAAGCTTGGTTCAAGTGTTAAACATTGACGCTGCTGGAGTAGTTGTACGCTGTCGAATCCATGATCTACTGCATGAGATCATCCTACAAAAGATGGAAGATCTAAGTTTCTGTCACGTTTTATCCAAAGAAAAGTCTACTTTTGAAGGACTAACTCGGCGCATGTCAGTTAATAGAGCTTCGCTTGGTGTGTTGGAGCAATTTAAGAAATCTCATATCCATTCTCTTTTATTCTTCAATATTAATGAATTTCCAATATCCTTCATGAGtaaatttcttcaaaatttcaagctTGTGAAAATATTGGATTTTGAAAATACTCCCCTGGATCATCTTCCCGAAGAGGTGGGGAATTTATTTCACTTAAGGTATTTAAACTTGAATTATACAAAAGTGAAGACACTCCCAAACTCCATCGGAAAGTTGCAGAATCTAGAGACTTTGTTAATGTTGCAAACCGCAATACAGGAGATACCAGTTACAATCAACATGCTTCATAAGCTACGTCATCTTGTAGGCCGCTATTTTGATGCCAAGATGGATATGAGTCTTAATATGATGAGAGGAGTTAAATTACATTGGAGTATTGGATGCTTAAAGGCACTGACAGAGCTACAATACGTGGACGCAAATTATGGAGGGGTCAAATTGATTGAAGAGTTGGGGAAGTTGAGTCAATTGACGAATCTTGCCTTGGTAAACCTAACAAAGGAAACTGGGAGGGCTTTGTGTGTCTCTATTGAGAACATGAACTGTTTAAAAGATCTATTTGTAAGTTCGATCAACGAAGATGAGGTCATCGATTTACAGCCCATTTCATCTCCTCCCAAATGTCTTCAATTCCTCCGCATAAGTGGGCGTTTAGCCAAGTTGCCTGACTGGATTTCAGAACTTCAACACCTAGTCTTATTACAGATTTATTGGACAAGGTTGAGTGATGATCCACTCAAAGCATTTCAAAATCTACCTAATCTAGTGGAGCTCAAACTGGGAATAAAAGCATACAATGGAGAGCAATTGCACATTGGGAAAGGAGGATTTCCAAAACTCAAGGAGCTACGGCTCATAGATTTGTCTGAATTGAATTCAGTGAATATAGAAAAAGAAGTGTTCCCCCTTCTTGAAACATTGTTTATTGGGGATTGTTCACAATTGAAGGAGGTACCGTCTGGTTTCCAACACCTCAGAAACCTTAAAAAACTGATTGTTACAGATATGCCCACAGAATTCGAAAAAAGTTTGGATCCAGAGCAAGGGTCACATTATTGGATCATTCAGCATGTACCATTCATCTCACTCCATCACAAGGTTCGCGAAGGTATTTATGGCTATGAGACCCGCAATCTCCGTTCTAAGGATTTGGAGAGGTCAAGAGGTCAAACAATCAACCAAGATGAtgacaacaaaaacaatattagTGGCGATGACATTAGCGCTTCAGTTGAAAAAG GTAAGCAAGCAATTTCTACGTAG